In a single window of the Amycolatopsis sp. cg5 genome:
- a CDS encoding isopenicillin N synthase family dioxygenase: protein MSEAVPLVDLTPWFEGTEAGKRAVATAIDEALRESGFLMITGHGVSTEERATTRALAREFFALPAETKTPYAVSVGGRGWLPPGVEANGYAEGTPTPPDLKESYSAGAAHQVGIPEIDAFWFQPNVWPSEVPGFADAATAYMRRMRELSDELLTIFAAALDLPPDHFTRHTGHPTYTFNINWYPPMTHVGTPEPDQFRIGPHTDFGTVTILDRQAGVGGLQVYTADGRWVDAPFDPAAFTVNIGDLMARWTGDRWRSTRHRVLPPDASAPDEDLVSLIFFYETDHDARISSLGPPLGHTAYPEVLASEYLHEKLAAITVSD, encoded by the coding sequence GTGAGCGAGGCCGTTCCCCTGGTCGACCTGACCCCGTGGTTCGAGGGCACCGAAGCGGGCAAGCGCGCGGTGGCCACCGCGATCGACGAAGCGTTGCGAGAGTCCGGTTTCCTGATGATCACCGGCCACGGCGTCTCCACCGAGGAGCGAGCCACGACCCGCGCGCTCGCACGTGAGTTCTTCGCACTGCCCGCCGAAACCAAGACGCCGTACGCCGTCTCGGTCGGCGGCCGCGGCTGGCTGCCACCCGGCGTCGAGGCGAACGGGTACGCCGAGGGCACGCCCACTCCCCCGGACCTCAAGGAGTCCTACTCGGCCGGCGCCGCACACCAGGTCGGCATCCCCGAGATCGACGCCTTCTGGTTCCAGCCCAACGTCTGGCCGTCCGAGGTGCCCGGCTTCGCGGACGCGGCCACCGCCTACATGCGACGGATGCGTGAGCTCTCGGACGAGCTGCTCACCATCTTCGCGGCCGCGCTGGACCTGCCCCCGGACCATTTCACCCGGCACACCGGGCATCCGACGTACACGTTCAACATCAACTGGTACCCGCCGATGACCCACGTCGGCACCCCCGAGCCCGACCAGTTCCGCATCGGCCCGCACACCGACTTCGGCACGGTCACCATCCTCGACCGCCAAGCCGGCGTCGGCGGACTGCAGGTCTATACCGCCGACGGCCGCTGGGTCGACGCCCCCTTCGACCCCGCCGCCTTCACCGTCAACATCGGCGACCTGATGGCCCGCTGGACCGGCGACCGCTGGCGCTCGACCCGCCACCGCGTCCTCCCGCCGGACGCCTCCGCCCCGGACGAAGACCTGGTCTCACTCATCTTCTTCTACGAGACCGACCACGACGCCCGCATCTCTTCGCTGGGACCACCGCTCGGCCACACGGCCTACCCGGAGGTCCTCGCTTCCGAGTACCTGCACGAAAAACTGGCGGCCATCACAGTCTCCGACTGA
- a CDS encoding TetR/AcrR family transcriptional regulator, producing the protein MIREPQQERSRTTRRRLIEAAVECIGELGWTGTTVGVIAERAGVSRGAAQHHFPTREDLLVAAVELVGEVQLEELRSQVADLPEGPSRIETVASVLLNLYAGPMFRAALHLWVAGSTDQALRDTLVPLEARVGREAHRVAVDLLGVDEAHDGVREMVQATLDLARGLGLANLLTDDTKRRQLIVRQWARMLEQNVAGTTSV; encoded by the coding sequence ATGATTCGCGAACCACAGCAGGAACGCAGCCGGACGACTCGGCGGCGGCTGATCGAGGCCGCCGTCGAGTGCATCGGCGAGCTGGGCTGGACCGGCACGACGGTGGGGGTCATCGCCGAGCGCGCCGGCGTGTCCCGGGGAGCGGCACAGCACCATTTCCCCACCCGCGAAGACCTTCTGGTCGCGGCCGTCGAACTCGTCGGCGAGGTCCAGCTCGAAGAACTCCGGTCGCAGGTGGCCGATCTGCCCGAGGGCCCGTCCCGGATCGAGACGGTGGCTTCGGTGCTGCTGAATCTTTACGCGGGGCCGATGTTCCGCGCCGCTTTGCACCTCTGGGTGGCCGGGTCCACTGACCAGGCGCTGCGGGACACGCTCGTGCCGCTGGAGGCGCGGGTCGGCCGGGAAGCACACAGAGTGGCCGTTGACCTGCTGGGCGTCGACGAGGCCCACGACGGCGTTCGCGAAATGGTTCAGGCCACTCTCGATCTTGCCAGGGGCCTAGGCCTGGCCAATCTCCTTACGGACGACACGAAAAGACGGCAGTTGATCGTCCGGCAATGGGCCCGCATGTTGGAACAGAACGTAGCCGGAACCACCTCGGTCTAG
- a CDS encoding nucleoside deaminase, which yields MNESLLAVAREEALLGKAEGGVPIGAALFTLDGKLLGRGHNRRVQDGDPSLHAETAAFRNAGRRPHYRDTIMVTTLSPCWYCSGLVRQFGIPRVLIGEARTFHGGHDWLAENGVGVTVLEDRVCVDLMTEFIKTRPELWFEDIGEEL from the coding sequence ATGAACGAGTCACTGCTCGCCGTCGCCCGTGAGGAGGCGCTGCTCGGCAAGGCCGAAGGCGGCGTCCCGATCGGCGCCGCGCTGTTCACCCTCGACGGCAAGCTGCTCGGCCGCGGCCACAACCGCCGCGTCCAGGACGGCGACCCGTCGCTGCACGCGGAGACGGCCGCGTTCCGGAACGCGGGACGGCGGCCGCACTACCGCGACACGATCATGGTCACCACGCTTTCGCCGTGCTGGTACTGCAGTGGCCTGGTGCGGCAGTTCGGCATCCCTCGGGTGCTGATCGGCGAGGCGCGCACGTTCCACGGCGGCCACGACTGGCTCGCCGAGAACGGGGTCGGCGTGACGGTGCTCGAGGACCGGGTGTGCGTCGACCTGATGACCGAGTTCATCAAGACCCGGCCGGAACTGTGGTTCGAGGACATCGGGGAGGAACTGTGA
- a CDS encoding chitinase, whose product MKKARRLLTVASAAAAAIATTVGLAPAASAAPDPILASPYLYQWEGQTSPTAAMDATGVKTFTLAFMLSDGGCNPKWDGTRSLTGSDKTMIDNIRAKGGDVVPSFGGWSGTKLGAKCTSAAALAGAYQKVIDAYKLKAIDLDIENTDEFENNTVQDRILNAVKLTKAKNPGLRVVITIPTEVSGLSATGKRLVNQSKVIGANIDAWSVMPFDFSSGGDMVGKTKSAVDGLKNHLKSTFGLSDDAAYRKSGLSSMNGKTDNAGEVVSVANFKSIRDYAASHHLARFTFWATNRDCNNCAGISQGKYDFTKVVAGYTG is encoded by the coding sequence TTGAAGAAAGCACGCCGTCTGCTGACCGTCGCGAGCGCGGCCGCCGCCGCGATCGCCACCACCGTGGGCCTCGCGCCCGCGGCCTCGGCAGCACCGGACCCCATCCTGGCGTCTCCCTACCTGTACCAGTGGGAGGGACAGACGAGCCCCACCGCGGCGATGGACGCGACCGGCGTCAAGACGTTCACGCTCGCGTTCATGCTGTCCGACGGCGGCTGCAACCCCAAGTGGGACGGCACCCGCTCGCTCACCGGGTCGGACAAGACCATGATCGACAACATCCGCGCCAAGGGCGGTGACGTGGTCCCGTCGTTCGGCGGCTGGTCGGGCACCAAGCTCGGCGCCAAGTGCACCTCGGCGGCCGCGCTGGCCGGCGCGTACCAGAAGGTCATCGACGCCTACAAGCTCAAGGCGATCGACCTCGACATCGAGAACACCGACGAGTTCGAGAACAACACCGTGCAGGACCGGATCCTCAACGCGGTCAAGCTGACCAAGGCGAAGAACCCCGGCCTGCGCGTGGTCATCACCATCCCGACCGAGGTCAGCGGCCTGTCGGCGACCGGCAAGCGGCTGGTCAACCAGTCCAAGGTGATCGGCGCGAACATCGACGCGTGGTCGGTCATGCCGTTCGACTTCTCCAGCGGCGGTGACATGGTCGGCAAGACCAAGAGCGCGGTGGACGGCCTGAAGAACCACCTCAAGTCCACGTTCGGCCTGTCCGACGACGCGGCCTACCGCAAGAGCGGCCTGTCCTCGATGAACGGCAAGACCGACAACGCGGGCGAGGTCGTCAGCGTCGCGAACTTCAAGTCGATCAGGGACTACGCGGCGAGCCACCACCTGGCGCGCTTCACGTTCTGGGCGACCAACCGCGACTGCAACAACTGCGCGGGCATCTCGCAGGGCAAGTACGACTTCACCAAGGTCGTGGCCGGCTACACCGGCTGA
- a CDS encoding GNAT family N-acetyltransferase, with product MEDHLVRAWVHGWAASRRTSAPVTEPDGWRIDVGLPDHRVRYILPSADPDLVRARVAGLSEQGTWIKVFGNVQATLMPGWTNDEPGHLMTIDLSQVEHAALPDGYRLEVHAGGDRAEAVIQAADGALAARAQTGLAGDHAVLDQVVTEPAHRRRGLGRVLMGALGAFAHDSGAKTAVLAATDDGRALYLALGWADVRPLTGAWLAKSRDKP from the coding sequence ATGGAAGATCACCTGGTACGGGCCTGGGTGCACGGCTGGGCGGCGTCCCGGCGGACCAGCGCCCCCGTGACGGAGCCCGACGGCTGGCGCATCGACGTCGGCCTGCCCGACCACCGCGTGCGCTACATCCTGCCCTCGGCGGATCCGGACCTGGTGCGGGCCAGGGTCGCCGGGCTGAGTGAGCAGGGCACCTGGATCAAGGTGTTCGGGAACGTGCAGGCGACGCTGATGCCCGGCTGGACCAACGACGAACCCGGCCACCTCATGACCATCGACCTCAGCCAGGTCGAGCACGCCGCACTGCCGGACGGCTACCGGCTGGAGGTGCACGCGGGCGGCGACAGGGCGGAGGCGGTCATCCAGGCCGCCGACGGCGCGCTCGCGGCACGCGCGCAGACCGGGCTCGCCGGCGACCACGCCGTGCTCGACCAGGTGGTCACCGAGCCGGCGCACCGCCGCCGTGGGCTCGGCCGGGTCCTGATGGGCGCGCTGGGCGCGTTCGCCCACGACTCGGGCGCGAAGACGGCCGTGCTCGCCGCCACCGACGACGGGAGGGCGTTGTATCTGGCACTCGGCTGGGCGGACGTCCGGCCGCTGACCGGTGCGTGGCTTGCCAAATCCCGGGACAAGCCTTAA
- a CDS encoding cytosine permease, whose translation MSTTPPAEAEYGEKIVAVEPGGIEQVDAADRHGSPRQLFWTWASPNLEFATIFVGVLAVSVFGLTFWQALLAVALGNALGSVTHAVLSARGPDHGVPQMVLGRIAFGYRGNILPAALMSVMAGIGWFAVNSVSGAFALNSLTGMPALTCLALVVTLQVVIAFFGHNLVQAYEKYVFVLLAVVFAVTSVVIFAKAEPSAAAGGGGIGGFLLTLGAAFGYTAGWNPYAGDYTRYLPSTVNRRAVGLYASLGLFLSTTILMVVGAASATIGEGGEANPTTAFTHHLPAFLAAATLLSVTLGAVAANVINVYSGALSFLALGIRLPLNWRRAVVSIGYGAIGFVLAWAGLADAGHAYESFLLVVAYWVSPWLAVLLVDQYLRRGEDVGPLLADPRHSNWPGFIAFVTGLVVSIGLFANQTLYTAPIPKAVPAIGDITFVVGFVISGGLYAILRRAR comes from the coding sequence ATGTCGACCACCCCACCGGCTGAGGCCGAATACGGCGAAAAGATCGTCGCCGTCGAACCGGGCGGAATCGAGCAGGTCGATGCCGCCGACCGGCACGGCTCCCCCCGTCAGCTGTTCTGGACCTGGGCCTCGCCCAACCTCGAGTTCGCCACGATCTTCGTCGGCGTGCTGGCGGTTTCGGTCTTCGGGCTCACCTTCTGGCAGGCGCTGCTCGCCGTCGCGCTCGGCAACGCGCTCGGCTCGGTCACCCACGCCGTGCTTTCGGCCCGTGGTCCGGACCACGGCGTGCCGCAGATGGTGCTCGGCCGGATCGCCTTCGGCTATCGCGGGAACATCCTGCCCGCGGCGCTGATGTCGGTGATGGCGGGTATCGGCTGGTTCGCGGTCAACAGCGTCAGCGGCGCGTTCGCGCTGAACTCGCTCACCGGGATGCCGGCGCTGACCTGCCTCGCGCTGGTGGTCACGCTGCAGGTGGTGATCGCGTTCTTCGGCCACAATCTGGTGCAGGCCTACGAAAAGTACGTCTTCGTGCTGCTCGCGGTCGTCTTCGCGGTGACCTCGGTCGTCATCTTCGCCAAGGCCGAGCCCAGTGCCGCCGCGGGTGGCGGCGGCATCGGCGGGTTCCTGCTGACGCTCGGCGCGGCGTTCGGCTACACGGCCGGCTGGAACCCTTACGCGGGCGACTACACGCGCTACCTTCCGTCCACTGTGAACAGACGAGCCGTCGGCCTGTACGCGTCGCTCGGGCTGTTCCTGTCGACGACGATCCTGATGGTCGTCGGCGCCGCGTCGGCGACCATCGGCGAGGGTGGCGAGGCCAACCCGACGACGGCGTTCACCCATCACCTCCCGGCCTTCCTCGCCGCGGCGACCCTGCTCTCGGTCACCCTCGGCGCGGTCGCGGCGAACGTGATCAACGTGTACTCGGGCGCGCTGTCGTTCCTCGCGCTCGGCATCAGGCTGCCGTTGAACTGGCGCCGCGCGGTCGTCTCGATCGGCTACGGCGCGATCGGCTTCGTACTCGCCTGGGCCGGGCTCGCCGACGCGGGGCACGCTTACGAAAGCTTCTTGCTGGTGGTCGCGTACTGGGTCAGCCCGTGGCTGGCCGTGCTGCTCGTCGACCAATATCTGCGGCGCGGCGAGGACGTCGGCCCGCTGCTGGCGGACCCGAGGCACAGCAACTGGCCCGGGTTCATCGCGTTCGTGACGGGACTGGTCGTCTCGATCGGCCTCTTCGCGAACCAGACGCTCTACACGGCGCCGATCCCCAAGGCGGTGCCCGCCATCGGTGACATCACCTTCGTGGTCGGCTTCGTCATCTCCGGCGGGCTCTACGCCATCCTGCGCCGCGCCCGGTAG
- a CDS encoding GGDEF domain-containing protein encodes MTAHGLRGAQGFTGRSLPFRVRRWALWELPGRVVLAYVLTIDALAVVATGFAFSSSPVGVGNLLPFMVLMTCSLVYTEMSRPIERIRERYAATPHIDLNSVWMFAAVVLLHPGLAAVVISTSYFYRWTRVQHNPLHRRMFSTAAAIVAAILADWFLVSTGGHAFAEVWPHDLGTFLRLVGAGAIFLVSNTILITLAVFGTTPEVRLREAMGTPADYALESATIALGIVLAWALVDWPVALLLILGITLVLHRSVLIRQLRDQARADAKTGLLNASSWAEAAAVELSRPRRPGGTTSVLMLDLDHFKLVNDRHGHLVGDSVLRAVADTLRAELRAGDLVGRFGGEEFVVLLPDTSRFDALAIAERIRCRVAATTVSVAAGDPHKVGVTVSIGVAAHPRDAGTLDGLIKVTDKALYQAKTAGRNRTVGYDKHEPTVVREDVA; translated from the coding sequence ATGACCGCGCACGGACTCCGTGGCGCACAGGGGTTCACGGGACGGTCGCTGCCGTTCCGCGTACGCCGATGGGCGCTGTGGGAGCTACCGGGGCGCGTCGTGCTGGCCTATGTCCTCACCATCGATGCCCTGGCCGTGGTGGCGACCGGTTTCGCGTTCTCCTCGTCTCCAGTCGGTGTGGGCAACCTGCTGCCCTTCATGGTGCTGATGACTTGCAGCCTGGTCTATACCGAAATGTCCAGGCCGATCGAAAGAATCCGAGAACGTTATGCCGCTACGCCTCATATCGACCTGAACTCCGTCTGGATGTTCGCCGCGGTGGTGCTGCTGCACCCCGGCCTCGCCGCCGTCGTGATCAGCACCTCGTACTTCTACCGGTGGACGAGGGTCCAGCACAATCCCTTGCACCGCCGGATGTTCAGCACCGCCGCCGCGATCGTCGCGGCCATTCTCGCCGATTGGTTCCTCGTGTCCACCGGCGGGCACGCCTTCGCCGAGGTCTGGCCGCACGACCTGGGCACCTTCCTCCGCCTGGTCGGCGCGGGCGCGATCTTCTTGGTGAGCAACACGATCCTGATCACACTCGCCGTTTTCGGCACCACTCCCGAGGTCCGCCTGCGCGAGGCGATGGGCACGCCGGCCGACTACGCGCTCGAGTCCGCGACCATCGCGCTGGGCATCGTGCTCGCCTGGGCGCTGGTGGACTGGCCGGTCGCGCTGCTGCTCATTCTGGGCATAACGCTCGTGCTGCACCGCAGCGTGCTGATCCGCCAGCTCCGCGACCAGGCCCGCGCGGACGCCAAAACGGGCCTGCTCAACGCTTCCTCGTGGGCCGAGGCCGCGGCCGTCGAACTTTCCCGGCCCCGCCGTCCCGGCGGGACCACGAGCGTCCTGATGCTCGACCTCGACCATTTCAAGCTGGTGAACGACCGCCACGGGCATCTGGTGGGCGACAGCGTCTTGCGTGCGGTCGCGGACACCTTGCGCGCCGAGCTGCGCGCGGGCGACCTGGTCGGCCGGTTCGGCGGTGAGGAGTTCGTCGTGCTCCTGCCGGACACGAGCCGCTTCGACGCCTTGGCCATCGCCGAGCGCATCCGCTGCCGGGTCGCGGCGACGACGGTCTCGGTCGCCGCCGGCGATCCGCACAAGGTCGGCGTGACGGTGTCGATCGGCGTCGCGGCGCACCCGCGGGACGCGGGCACTTTGGACGGGCTGATCAAGGTCACCGACAAAGCCTTGTACCAAGCCAAAACCGCGGGCCGCAACCGGACCGTGGGCTACGACAAGCACGAGCCGACGGTCGTTCGTGAAGACGTCGCCTGA
- a CDS encoding SDR family oxidoreductase has product MTTLAGKTLIMSGGSRGIGEAIALRAARDGANVVLLAKTTEPHPKLPGTIYTAAKAIEEAGGQALPIVGDVRDDEGVAAAVAKAVEQFGGLDIVVNNASAIDLTPTESVTMKRYDLMQDINARGSFLLSKLAIPHLKKSANAHILTLSPPISLDPKWFTAGHLAYSIAKYSMSLVTVGLSAELAGDGIAANSLWPRTTIDTAAIRNVVGAELADRSRTPEIMADAAHVILTKPSREVTGRFFIDDEVLAAEGVTDFAKYRLCEREEDLQKDFWVE; this is encoded by the coding sequence TTGACCACGCTCGCAGGCAAGACCCTGATCATGTCCGGCGGCAGCCGCGGTATCGGCGAGGCCATCGCGCTGCGCGCGGCCCGCGACGGCGCGAACGTCGTGCTGCTCGCCAAGACCACCGAGCCGCACCCGAAGCTGCCCGGCACGATCTACACCGCCGCGAAGGCCATCGAAGAGGCAGGCGGCCAGGCGCTGCCGATCGTCGGCGACGTCCGTGACGACGAGGGCGTCGCGGCCGCGGTCGCCAAGGCCGTCGAGCAGTTCGGCGGGCTCGACATCGTGGTGAACAACGCGAGCGCGATCGACCTGACGCCGACCGAGAGCGTCACCATGAAGCGCTACGACCTGATGCAGGACATCAACGCGCGTGGCTCGTTCCTGCTGTCGAAGCTGGCGATCCCGCACCTGAAGAAGTCGGCGAACGCGCACATCCTCACGCTGTCCCCGCCGATCAGCCTCGACCCGAAGTGGTTCACCGCCGGGCACCTCGCGTACAGCATCGCGAAGTACTCGATGAGCCTGGTGACCGTCGGCCTCTCGGCGGAGCTGGCGGGCGACGGGATCGCGGCGAACTCGCTGTGGCCGCGCACGACCATCGACACCGCGGCGATCCGCAACGTCGTCGGCGCCGAGCTGGCCGACCGCTCGCGGACACCGGAGATCATGGCCGACGCCGCGCACGTCATCCTCACCAAGCCGAGCCGCGAGGTCACCGGGCGGTTCTTCATCGACGACGAGGTGCTCGCGGCCGAGGGGGTCACCGACTTCGCGAAGTACCGGCTCTGTGAGCGGGAAGAGGACCTGCAGAAGGACTTCTGGGTCGAATGA
- a CDS encoding MFS transporter: MADGVERPASFGSVLAVPEFRAIWLAELQSVFGDQLARVALSVLVYDRTGSAAWPALTYALTYLPDLIGGPLLSGLADRFPRKAIMVNADAGRAVLVGLMAIPGLPLWLLATLLVLTQLLNAPFTAAQAAIMPSVLSGDKYVLGQSIRQMTGQTGQLAGFALGGAVIAAIGPGKGLAVDAVTFAVSALVIRFGVRSRPAAGVNADGTKVSLLGGLVAGARTIWGDSRLRSLVMLAWLAGFVIVPEGLAVPYAAEIGGTAATAGLLLAAHPAGIVLGVFLFGRLVAPGTRQRLIGVLAVLAIVPLVGYALRPGLLPAIGLLLASGACAAYQVTAAATFMRLVPDAERGQAFGLAGSGLIAAQGVGLVVGGLLAAVLRSPALTVAVVAAVGVLVALPVAAAWRRARRTFPLLPL; this comes from the coding sequence ATGGCCGATGGGGTGGAGCGCCCGGCGAGTTTCGGGTCGGTCCTCGCCGTGCCCGAGTTCCGGGCGATCTGGCTGGCGGAGCTGCAATCCGTCTTCGGCGACCAGCTGGCGCGGGTCGCGCTGTCCGTGCTGGTCTACGACCGTACCGGGTCGGCCGCCTGGCCCGCGCTGACGTACGCGCTCACCTATCTGCCGGACCTGATCGGCGGCCCGCTGCTGTCCGGGCTCGCGGATCGCTTTCCCCGCAAGGCGATCATGGTCAATGCCGACGCCGGCCGCGCGGTGCTCGTCGGGCTGATGGCGATACCCGGCCTGCCACTGTGGCTGCTCGCGACGCTGCTCGTGCTGACCCAGCTGCTGAACGCGCCGTTCACCGCGGCGCAGGCGGCGATCATGCCGTCCGTGCTCAGCGGCGACAAATACGTGCTGGGGCAGTCCATCCGGCAGATGACCGGCCAAACCGGACAGCTCGCCGGATTCGCGCTCGGCGGCGCGGTGATCGCCGCCATCGGCCCGGGTAAAGGTCTTGCCGTGGACGCGGTGACGTTCGCGGTCTCGGCGCTGGTGATCCGGTTCGGCGTCCGGTCCAGACCAGCGGCGGGCGTGAACGCCGACGGGACCAAGGTTTCACTGCTGGGCGGCCTGGTCGCGGGCGCGCGCACGATCTGGGGTGACTCACGGCTGCGGTCGCTGGTGATGCTGGCGTGGCTCGCCGGTTTCGTCATCGTCCCGGAAGGACTGGCCGTCCCTTATGCCGCCGAAATCGGCGGAACGGCCGCCACTGCCGGATTGTTACTCGCCGCGCACCCGGCCGGGATCGTGCTCGGCGTGTTCCTGTTCGGCCGTCTGGTGGCACCCGGTACCCGCCAACGCCTGATCGGCGTACTGGCTGTATTGGCCATCGTCCCGCTGGTCGGTTACGCACTGCGTCCGGGTCTGCTGCCCGCGATCGGCCTGCTGCTGGCGTCCGGTGCCTGTGCGGCGTATCAGGTCACCGCGGCCGCCACCTTCATGCGCCTGGTGCCGGACGCCGAACGCGGTCAGGCGTTCGGGCTGGCCGGATCAGGCCTGATCGCGGCACAGGGAGTCGGCTTGGTGGTGGGCGGCCTGCTGGCCGCCGTGCTGCGCTCACCCGCGCTCACGGTGGCTGTCGTGGCGGCCGTCGGAGTGCTCGTCGCGCTCCCGGTGGCGGCCGCGTGGCGACGAGCCCGCCGCACCTTTCCCCTGTTGCCTCTTTGA
- a CDS encoding acyl-CoA dehydrogenase family protein, with translation MNFHEPVERAELRKAAFELASSFGHEYYLKQARAGGKTDELWDEAGRLGYLGVNLPEEYGGGGAGIADLAAVLEEFAAAGAPLLLMVVSPAICGTVISRFGTESQKKHWLPGIADGTTKMVFAITEPDAGSNSHKITTTAQRDGSEWVLNGRKVYISGVDEADAVLVVSRTEDAKTGKLKPALFIVPTDSPGFEYRQIEMDLVSPEKQFSLFIDDVHLPAEALVGDEDAAIAQLFAGLNPERIMGASFSLGIARYALDKGVNYAKERQVWGAPIATHQGLAHPLAAVKIELELAKLMTQKAGSLYDSGDDFNAGEAANMAKYAAAEVAIHAVDQAVQTHGGNGLASEYGLGTLVGAVRLGRIAPVSREMVLNFVGQHSLGLPKSY, from the coding sequence ATGAACTTCCATGAGCCGGTCGAGCGGGCCGAGCTTCGCAAGGCGGCGTTCGAACTCGCCTCCAGCTTCGGCCACGAGTACTACCTCAAGCAGGCCCGTGCGGGCGGCAAGACCGACGAGCTGTGGGACGAGGCCGGGCGGCTGGGCTACCTCGGCGTCAACCTGCCCGAGGAGTACGGCGGCGGTGGCGCGGGCATCGCGGACCTCGCGGCGGTGCTCGAGGAGTTCGCGGCCGCCGGCGCGCCGCTGCTGCTCATGGTCGTCTCGCCCGCCATCTGTGGCACGGTGATTTCGCGCTTCGGCACCGAAAGCCAGAAGAAGCACTGGCTGCCGGGCATCGCCGACGGCACGACGAAGATGGTCTTCGCGATCACCGAGCCCGACGCGGGCTCGAACTCGCACAAGATCACCACCACCGCCCAGCGCGACGGCTCCGAGTGGGTCCTCAATGGACGGAAGGTCTACATCTCCGGGGTGGACGAGGCGGACGCCGTGCTCGTCGTCAGCCGCACCGAGGACGCCAAGACCGGCAAGCTCAAGCCCGCGCTGTTCATCGTGCCGACCGACAGCCCCGGCTTCGAATACCGGCAGATCGAGATGGACCTCGTCTCGCCGGAAAAGCAGTTCTCGCTGTTCATCGACGACGTCCACCTGCCGGCCGAGGCGCTGGTCGGCGACGAGGACGCGGCCATCGCGCAGCTGTTCGCCGGGCTCAACCCGGAGCGCATCATGGGCGCGTCGTTCTCGCTCGGCATCGCCAGGTACGCGCTGGACAAGGGCGTGAACTACGCGAAGGAGCGCCAGGTCTGGGGCGCGCCGATCGCGACGCACCAGGGTCTCGCGCACCCGCTCGCCGCGGTCAAGATCGAGCTGGAACTCGCGAAGCTGATGACGCAGAAGGCCGGTTCGCTCTACGACTCCGGCGACGACTTCAACGCGGGCGAGGCCGCGAACATGGCCAAGTACGCGGCCGCCGAGGTCGCGATCCACGCCGTCGACCAGGCGGTGCAGACCCACGGCGGCAACGGCCTCGCGTCCGAGTACGGCCTCGGGACGCTCGTCGGCGCCGTCCGGCTCGGCCGCATCGCCCCGGTGAGCCGCGAGATGGTGCTCAACTTCGTCGGCCAGCACAGCCTCGGCCTGCCCAAGTCCTACTGA
- a CDS encoding NADP-dependent oxidoreductase: MVATEVRLVSRPDGRPVPSDFSIVDTDVPVAGPGQVLVRNQLLSVDPYMRGRMSTAKSYAEPYELGVVMNNGGAVGEVVVSNHPEFGVGAFVQHWAGWRTHSVLDASELTSVDGDAAPLSTYLGVLGMPGLTAYSGLFEVGGFTAGDTVFVSGAAGAVGSVAGQLAKLRGAKRVIGSAGTPEKVRHLVEDLGFDAAFNYKDAPVLDQLAEAAPGGIDLYFDNVGGDHLEAAIETMNPHGRIVLCGAISQYNSAEPDGLRNYRQITGKRLTLRGVLVLDHFGLRPRFLGEVAPLVRSGELKYTETFVDGIRNAPRAFMDMLDGANTGKMLVRL; the protein is encoded by the coding sequence GTGGTGGCAACAGAGGTCCGTCTGGTATCGCGTCCGGACGGCAGGCCGGTCCCGTCCGATTTCTCCATTGTGGACACAGATGTCCCGGTCGCCGGGCCTGGCCAGGTGCTGGTGCGCAATCAGCTGCTGAGCGTCGATCCGTACATGCGCGGCCGGATGAGCACCGCCAAAAGCTATGCCGAGCCCTATGAACTCGGTGTCGTGATGAACAACGGGGGTGCGGTCGGCGAGGTGGTGGTTTCAAACCACCCGGAGTTCGGTGTGGGTGCTTTCGTTCAGCATTGGGCTGGATGGCGTACTCATTCGGTGCTCGACGCGTCCGAACTGACCAGTGTGGACGGTGACGCCGCGCCGCTGAGCACCTATCTCGGCGTGCTCGGGATGCCCGGCCTGACCGCGTATTCGGGGCTGTTCGAGGTCGGCGGGTTCACCGCGGGTGACACGGTGTTCGTGTCCGGCGCGGCGGGCGCCGTCGGCTCGGTCGCCGGCCAGCTCGCGAAACTGCGTGGCGCCAAGCGGGTCATCGGGAGCGCGGGCACGCCGGAGAAGGTCCGCCATCTCGTCGAGGACCTGGGTTTCGACGCCGCGTTCAACTACAAGGACGCACCGGTGCTCGACCAACTGGCCGAAGCCGCGCCCGGCGGGATCGACCTGTACTTCGACAATGTCGGCGGCGATCACCTCGAAGCCGCCATCGAGACCATGAACCCGCACGGCCGGATCGTGTTGTGCGGCGCGATTTCCCAGTACAACTCGGCCGAGCCGGACGGGCTGCGCAACTACCGGCAGATCACCGGCAAACGGCTCACCCTGCGCGGGGTGCTCGTGCTGGACCACTTCGGACTGCGGCCGCGGTTCCTCGGCGAGGTCGCCCCGCTCGTGCGCTCGGGTGAGCTCAAGTACACCGAAACCTTTGTGGACGGCATCCGCAACGCGCCTCGGGCGTTCATGGACATGCTGGACGGCGCCAACACCGGGAAGATGCTCGTCAGGCTGTGA